Genomic window (Cellulosilyticum lentocellum DSM 5427):
AAGATCACCTTCTTCAGTAACCCTTTTTGCTTTTAGTGCAATATTTTCTAATGGATATACAACTTTTTTCCCTAAGATAACAATCATAATACATAAGAAAATAAAGTTAATGAGTGTAACGCCAAGCATGATATTTAGCCAATTATCATCTTTGGAAGCTGTTTGTAACGTACCAATTAATTTCATCTCTACCCTACTATAATCTAGCTCTGCATGATCATAACGATCCGTCCATTTATCTTGCTGTACCTGGTTTAAACTTCCTTCTAAATAGGCCTTGTATCTTTCTTCTAATACCCCCGTAGGTAAAAAGCAAAAACTCTCCTTAGATTCCTGGTCAACTAATATTGCTTCAAAGTTCGTACGTTCTATATAATCCTTGGTTGCTTCTCTTATACTGCTCGGATCTAAAAAAATGATAAGATACCCTAATTGCTCTAAGGTTTCTTTCGAACGGATACTTCTTCCTATATAAAGTGTATTTTCTACTTCTCCACTTATATAGTTCCTACCAATTCCAATATATTCTCCGCCGTGCCTTTCATTAATCTTAGGAATATTAAACTGAGATAAGAAATGTACAGTATGTTTTTTATAAGGCAGTACAGAATACTCTGAAACAACAGTTCCATAAGTATCTACAATATGAATAGATTGAATAGCCTCACTACTTGTTAGACAATCATTAAGTACTTTTGAGATAGCTACCTCATCTATTTTTTGTTTATTTGCTAATGCATTTTGTATTTCTTTATCAACAGCCACTTTTTGAGAAATATATACATTCTTATCTAAAAACAAATCTAATAAACTCATGAAGGTTCTAGTATCTTCTACCTTGTTAACGTAATCTTTTTTCCCCTGTATTTGTTCGTTAATTTTATTAAAAATACTAAAACCTATAACTAAAGCTATTCCCATTGTCAATAAATAAGTTGTAATCAGAACTCCCCTTATTCCTTTTCCTCTCCTATTCAAGGCCCTTCTCCTAACTTATATGTGTATTTTCCTCATTATATAGATTTTCTTTCTTCTAGGCGTTCTTTAAGGCGACTTAATATTTGAGTCATTTCTTCTATATCTACAGGCTTTAATACATATTCAGCAATACCATACTTAATAGCTGTTCTTGCATACTCAAAGTCTTCATATGCAGTCAGTACAACTACTTCTCTGCTTGCTACTCCTGTACTTGCTTCTTGCTGTCTTACTTCTTTAATAAAATCCAATCCATTCATGATAGGCATCTCAATATCAGTAATAATAACATCTATCTTCTCTACCTCTAATTGCTCTAAAGCTTGTTTGCCGTTCTGGGCCATACAGACAATTTCAAATCCTAACGCATTCCAATTTAACATTTTTTCAATACCCATACGTATAATAGGTTCATCATCTACTATTTGTACATTAAACATTCCTTTTTCCTCCCTATAACCTATATACATACTTGACCATACCCTTTGGTATTTCTATATTGGATTTTGTTGCACGAATGCGATCAAGTAAAGATAAGGCTTTATTATAGTCTATATCTATATTAAACATCATCAATAATTTTACTTCTAACAAATCAGTATATATGTCTTTTTCTTTTTCCCATTGTTCATAAGTCCATACATTTTTATAAAGAGCATCTATTACACTATCAATATACTTAACTGCTTGATCTGCCATATTATCATACAGTAATTCTACAGAATTAATTTTAATAAAGCAGTTAGAAAACTGCGCCAATAGAGTTTCTATAATTTCCTTTGTTTCCTCTATTGTAAAATTAGTACTAAGTTTGTTGCTAGCAAGCTTATCATATATTTTTTTAGTATAATAATGCATGAAGTTTTCAAAGTCACCCCTGTTATTTTCAGGTTCGATTGCAAATAAAATGCGGAAGAATAAATTCCATTGAAATTCCTCATTTATGTGTTCTTTAATATGCTCTCCTATAAGCTTTGTATGCTGGTCTTCATATCTAATATTACCTTCAAAGAAGATTTTCTGTGTAAAGTCAATGTGCTGTTCTTCAATTCCCCTCACCTTTTCAAAACCACTTATTAAATGTTGCGCATAGTCATGCATAGAACTCTCTAGTGCATCTCTAAAAACATAACGTACAATGGCTTCACATGAACTCTTGAAATCTACTAATACCCCTAGAGTTTCCTTCATGTGTTTTGCAAAAATATCATAAATCAGCTTAGATAAAATAGCTTCTAACTGTTGCTCTTGTTTTTCATAACTTTTCTCATCACCTTGATCAAATTGATTAGATATTAATAAAAGCTGCTGGTCAATAGTCGTTAAACTATTCTTAATCGATTTCATAATATCCTTATAGAACTTATCTGCAATAACATAACTATAATTTTTATATATAACTTTATGTTCAATCTCTCCCCAGAAAATATTAACTAGAGATTTGATTTGTAGTTCAAAATTCACACTCTGTCCATTATCTACATATTTACCATCTATTCGATAAATCTTCATTCCATTTTTTTGTTCTTGTGGTTGTTTGCAACTTAAGCTCAGTAAAATTTTCTCATTCGTATTACTATAAAAAAAATCTTCATAGGCTTCACTTTTTTCACTAAAGGAACGCTTGATAAATTTATATAAATCTGCTTCATCTTGAATGAACCTACATTCTAATCGAATACCAATAATATCAGGTACATGTTCAAAAAGTGCTTCTTTTGTATCATACTTTTGATAATATTGATTACGAATGATTTTCTCTTTTAAGCTTTTTTGTGATTTTACTCTTGTATTTATATTGAGATAACCCTTATTGGTAGTGAGCAATAAATTCTCGAAAAATCCTTCTATTTCATTGCCTACCTCCTCTAACATAGGTCTCATTTCTTCTAGCTGGTCTAATACACTCTCAATAAATCCAAATAGTTTTAATTCCATCTACTTTTCTTGCCTCCTTACCCTTGTGCTATTCTAGCCAATCTATTTCTTTCATTATACTATACTCACGTTAAAGTAATATAAAATTTATTAATTTTACATCGAATTGTAAAAAAGGCATAAAAAGCGCATAAAAAAAGCCAGAAAATATTCTTTTATCTTCTGGCTTTTTTTATACTCTTATTCTGTAATTGTTAATCCTGCTAATCTTGCTAATTCTAAGATTGTCTTTTTAGCAACTTTTTTACCTTTGTAATCAATAAGGTCATCCATGCTACCATTAAAGATATCAGCTGGTTCATATTTCTTAAGAATAATTCTGTCTTCATCAACAAAAATCTCTAAAGCATCTTTTTCATTAATGTCTAAATTTCTTCTTAATTCGATAGGTAATACTACTCTTCCTAATTCATCGACTTTTCTTACTACACCTGTTGATTTCACTAATATCCTCTCCCTTTACACTTTTTTCTCATATTTTTCCATGTCCTGATTATAAAGTACCATAATTAACAATTAAAGTCAATTAACTTTTGTATTTTTTTAGACTTTTTAAAATAAAAAATCTATATTATACAATATAATATTTGTCGAAACTTAATAGTGTGCATATTTTATTGATATTTGCTGTAGAATCATCACTAAAATGCCCTTCAAAAATACAACAAATATTTTACATTTACATATATATTATTATTTTTTACAGTTTTCTCCTTTTCCAATTTTACCAGTAACTACTATACTAAAAAACGACAGCAAATGTTTTGTAATTATCATTATAAAAATATGTACATGTTCTTTTTATTAACGCATATATATAGAAAGACAAGCCACTTCAGTGCTTCAGGATTTATATTTAAGGAGGAAGCTTATGCTTAATTATATTTGGAGCTTTATGATTATATTTGCTGTACTTATCTCTGGCTTTACAGGTGGTATGAAAGCTATTACCAACTCAGCCCTCTTAGCCTCTGGAGAAGCCGTTACTATTTGTATAGAAACCTTAGGCATTGTAGCTATGTGGATGGGCATTATGCGTATTGCTGAAAAATCAGGCCTAATCGATTCACTTGCTAGGAAGATGTCTCCTATACTTAATTTTTTATTTCCTTCAGTTCCTAAAAATCACCCTGCCAGGAAGTATATTGCTACTAATCTTATTGCAAACTTTCTAGGCCTAGGTTGGGCTGCTACTCCTCCCGGATTAAAAGCCATGATAGAACTTCAAAAGCTTAATAAAGAAGAAGGCCAAGCTACTCATGCTATGTGTATGTTTTTAATTATCAATATTTCTTCAATCCAGCTTATTCCTATTAGTATGATTTCTTATCGCACTGCTTATGGTTCTCATAATCCTACAGAAATTTTAGTTCCTTGTATAATTGCTACAGCTGTTTCTACCTTAGTTGCAATCATTTTTGGTAAACTCATGTATAAAAAGGAGGATTAATCTATGGTAATCTTATTAGGTATATCCGACTGGATGATTCCTTGTATAATGGTCGGTATTATCATTTATGGTCTTTTAAAAGAGGTTAATGCATATGAGGCTTTTATTGAAGGTGCTACCGATGGTTTAAAAGTTGTTATAGATATTCTCCCTACCTTAGTAGGACTTATGATAGCCGTTGGCATGTTACGTGCTTCTGGTGCTTTAACTGGCTTAGCTAAGCTCTTTACTCCTCTTATTGGCTGGTCGAACTTTCCTCCTGAGCTTATTCCTATAGCTTTAATGCGTACCTTTTCTTCTTCTGCTGCTACAGGGCTTATTATTGACATCTTTAAAACCTACGGGCCGGACTCCTTTATTGGTAGATTAGTTTCTATTATGTTTGGCTGTACAGAAACTATTTTTTATACCATGTCTGTTTACTTTATGACCATTAAAGTGAAGAAAAGTCGTTATACTTTGGCTGGCGCACTTATTGCTTCTTTAGTAGGTATCATAGCTGCCTATCTTCTTACACTTAGATTTTTCGGCTGTTAAGTTTTAAGTTTTACATTTTATGCACTCTTATATAATTTTTCTGTTACTTTTTACCTTTCTATTATATTGTTTTTGCTATAATAATGTTATAATAATGATAACTATAGGGTTTGTTTCGTACAAATGAGATTTTAAGGAGAAATGCAGATGTTAAATAAAATTAAATCTCTATTGAAGAGTTCTTCAGATGTTTATGAAAATGAAATAATGTATCATAAAAATGGTAAGGTCATGTATGAGGGTAGTGTTAAAGGCTCTAACTTTCACGGTTTGGGTAAATATTATGACGAAACTGGTAGACTTTGCTATGAAGGGCATTTTGCTAATGGCTTACCTCATGGTCAAGGCAAATGCTATTTAGAGGATGGCAGTATTTACGAAGGTGAGTTACATAAAGGTGAGCGTACAGGTATAGGTACTAAACAGTTTTCTGATGGCTCAGTTTATGAGGGGCGCTTTGTAGATGGTGCCATGGAAGGAAAAGGTAAGCTTACTAAGCCAGATGGTACTATTTATGAGGGTAACTTTCTTAAAAATCACTTACAGGGTGCAGGTGCTCCAGCTTCTCCTAATCGTGTTACTTATCCAAACGGGGATCAATACATAGGTGAATTCATAGATACTATTGAAAATGGACATGGTAAGCTTGTTATCTCTACAGGTGTTTATGAAGGTGAAATTGTGAATGGACTTCCTCACGGAAAAGGCCATTTCATTTGGAACAATGATTCTTCTTATTATGGTGATTTCCTAGAAGGTCAAATGACAGGTAAAGGGACAATCACCTATGCAAATGGTGAAAAATATATAGGTGACTTTAAAAATGGTTATAAGCACGGTAATGGTATTTATCAAGAAGCTTCTGGCACACAATACGAATGTTATTTTGAAGAAGACCAGCTTATAAGTGCCAATCGTTAAAATAAAAATAGGGAAAAGGTAATGGAGTTACCTTTTCCCTATTTTTATTTCTTCAAAGCTCCCCAACCTAAGTTATTTGTTTTTTATAAAAAATAAGGTACAGTAAAATAAAAATACGAGACTTAACACCCCATACATAGGATAGAGAAATTCCACTAATTTAGCAAATCCTATCATTGAAAAAGGAGTTGCTATTAATACTACTAAGAAAATGCCTTTATTGTAGGGTACTTTGTATTTATTCTTTAAAAAATACGACAAGCTGTATACATTGGACACTTGTGAAGAAAACATTTCTAACCACATAATACCTAACATACCTAGTTGCAGTATTTTATTCATTTCCATTGCTAGTCCAAGCAGAGGCACTTCATATAACTGAGGATGAAACGGGTTAACTAGCATTAAAAAGGTAATATAAATGCCAATAACCGTAAGTACTATACTTCCTAATATGATGCCTTTTATAATTTGTTTGGGTTTCTTTAGTTCATTTGTTAACGGTACAATAACACCTATAATCGTTAGGATGTTAAAACTTACATAAACTAAGGTTGATACAAGAAGATTTGTTTTTTGTCTAGGCATTAATTGCAAATAGGAATAGGTAGAAGTCATAGGGTTGTCTTTTATGTATGCAAAAAAAATGGCAGTCATCACTACAATTAAAGTGGGTACCACAAGACTGTTCACTTCAAATAAACCTTCTGTATTTCTAAGCAGAAAAATACTACTACACCCAATCATAATAATGACCCCTAGCCATTTAGGAACGTGGAAATATTGATGCATAATAGAACCACTACCTGCCAAGATAATAGAGGTACTACTTAACAAAAATAAAGTTAGCACTATATTAGTAAATTTAGCTACAGGCTTTGGACACACTAAATCCACGAATTCATTATATGAATTCACCTTAAACTTATCCGTAATTAAAATAATTAACTTACCAAAAACAATATATAAGAGACCGCATAAAATAAGGCCTGCAAACCCTCCTATACCATAAGTAGCAAAAAATTGATTTAATTCTCTCCCTGAGCATACCCCCGCCCCCACTATACTTCCAATAAAGATCATAGCAATTTGCATGATCAAAACAATATTTTTCATTGCCCTCCCCCTTGCTTGTCTTATCCTTTTAATATATATATTCCATTTTTTTCATTTATGTCATAAGTATGTACAAGAAAAATAATGTCAATTTCTGTTTTGCTGCATATTATGACATTGAGGGCGCTACTCAAATATAACGAATTAAGTGGAGGGATTTTAATATGTCATGTGGATGTAATAATGAAAGCTCAAACTGTGAACACAGCTGTCATAAATCTAGCTGTCAAAAGCAACTCTCTGATGCAAATAAAGCTATTTTAGATGCTGCATGTATTCTTTTTAACTATATCGATAAATACGATTGTGATGACGATGAAAAAGACGATTGTGATGATAGTCATTGCTTTGATGATGATAAACATGACTGTGGCTGTGACCATTGTTCCGATGATGATAACTGCGACTGTAGCTGTTGCTTAGATGATGATGACTGTGGCTGCAAGCATCGTCGTCACCGTTGCTCAGATGATGATGACTGTAACTGCCGTTGTCGTCGTCACCGTTGCTCAGATAATGATGACTGCGGCTGCGGCTGTGGTTGTCGTCGTGATTGTCGTCGTTGTTCTAGTGATGATGATTGTGGCCGCCGTCATCGTCGTCATCGTCGTCACCGTTGCTCAAATAATGATGATTGTAACTGTGGTTGCAACAACTTCTTTGATAGTAGAGAAAAGCTTGAAATCATTGCTAGAAAAAATCGTCATAGCTGTAGTTGTTGGGGCAGATAATTACCCACTCTAACTTAATTGCTTGCAGAGACATCACGTCTCTGCTTTTTTATTGCTTTGTTGTCATCTTAATAACTTAATAGTTACCTTCCTGCATAGTATGAAGTAGGAGGTGATCATTATGTTAAATCCAATTAAGGTCTCAGAAATCAATAAAACTATAGAAGTATCTACTGAAACACTTATTAATAATGAGCTTGAAATTACTAACACTTCATCTGGATATATTAATAATCTTAAGATACTGATCCAAGGCAATGATTTTTCTATTCTAGAACAAGCTATTATTAGACAACGTGGCTCTTTAAACTTTTCTCCTACTGAAAACTGCTTAGAATTAGGCAACCTTGCTCCAGAAGAATCTGCTTTTTTCGAGTACAAGTTTATATCTTCTAGAAGCTTATCTTCTCTTTCTTCTCATTTAACAATATCTTATAGTCTAGATAGCGCTTCTGAAGAAAGAAAGCAGATAGTTGCTGAACTTCTTATTCCTTCTGAAAATGAAGTGTTCTTAAAACAAAAATAAAAAGGATGCCTAAGCATCCTTTTTATCTATCTTTAAAAAACCTTTACTATATCTATTTGGCTTTGTACATAAAGGTCAATTAATTTGTCATTAACCTTTACAATAGGTCTATATACCGATTGCGGTTGAATAGCGTATATCTCTGCTATTTCTCCGCTACTTAATAAAACATGATTACCTATATAGTAATTCATGATATTATTACAAAACTCAAGCAGTAAATCCACCTCAAAAGCTCTAAGCTGTGTGCTTCTTAATTCTTTAATCACATTAAAAATATGTTCTTTTTGTCTTAATTCATCATAAGTATCTGCTAGACCTATAATCTTAGCTATATCGCTAATCTTATCTTCCCTTAAACTTAGTGGAAATCCAGAGCCATCACATCGTTCATGATGTGTTAGTACTGCTTTGAGTACTTCATTATCTAACTCGTTAAACTGTGCTAATTTTTCATATCCAAAGATTGGATGTCTCTTATAAGCTAATCGTTCCCTTAGGCTTCCATCCATATCTCTTTCTTTTAGTGCGATGGTTAAATCTATCTTCCCTACATCATGTAATAAGCCAGCTAAAACAAGTTGCTCTAATCTTTGTTCACTATACGCTCTCCATCTCCCCATCATAAGAGAAAGAAGTGCCACATTAATACTATGAGTGTAGCAATCTTCTTGTAGCTGCGTAACAAGATTAACACATGCTAACAGGTTGAAGTCATCTTTAAAATTTTTAATCATATACTGTGCTAAATTCTTTAGATCTTCAATATTAAGTGCTTCGCCTACCTTATTCTCTCCTTCAATAATACGTTTTAAGGTAGTAGCATAATCTTTATAATATTCTACAATAGTTTCATCCGTTTGCCAGATTTTTTCCTCAGTATTGATATCTACCCATACTTGCGTATGTTGAAAATGATGAACCTTCTTAATACTTTTTTCGGTTAGTTTCCCACCTCTAGGTAAAAGTATCGCCCCTGTCTTTTCATCTACAATAGGTTGAAGCAAAACCATTCCGGGAAGACATTTTGACAATGGAATAATAATTTTTTTTCTAGCTAACTCTCCCATGCTCTATTCCTCCAACTCTAGAATCTACCACTTAGTTTTATAAATCAACTTATATTATTCTACTAATTATTTTATCATTTCAAAGAAATTATGTCACTATATAAGTCATTATTTAATTAATATTTAATACAAGGCTTCTATTTTTTCAATTTTAAATCAGATTAAAAAAATATATTTTTCAAAATATCTTGACAAAATCTAAACACATGGTTATTATATGAATCATATTAAATATCGTGACATAGACAAAGGGGTCTATATATATGCTTTTGCATATATATAGACCCTTTTTGTTTGTTTCACAACTTTTATTAGGGAGGGTTTTATTATGGAAGATGTTACTTCTTGGGTAAATGCCATTTGGCTTTTACTTGGCACATGTTTAGTATTTTTTATGCAAGCAGGTTTTGCAATGGTAGAAACAGGTTTTACTAGAGCAAAAAATGCTGGAAACATTATTATGAAAAACTTAATGGACTTCGCTGTTGGTTCTATTATCTACTGGATTCTTGGGTTTTCCTTAATGTTTGGTGACAGCATCGGTGGTTTCATTGGAGCACCTTATCTCCTTGATGGTTGGAGTGGCAATTCTAATTTTGTTTGGATTATATTCCAAACTGTATTTTGTGCCACTGCAGCTACTATCGTTTCAGGGGCTATGGCAGAAAGAACTAAATTCTCTGCTTACCTTATCTATAGCTTCTGCATCTCAGCTTTCATCTATCCAGTCGTTGGTCACTGGGTTTGGGGTGGAGGATGGCTTGCTAATCTTTCTACACCTTTCCATGATTATGCTGGTTCTACAGTAGTTCACTCTGTTGGTGGTTGGTGTGCTTTAGTTGGTGCTAAAGTACTTGGACCTCGTATTGGTAAATACGGTAAAGATGGTAAAAGTAATCCTATTCCTGGACACAGTTTAACACTTGGCGCCCTTGGAGTATTCATCCTTTGGTTTGGTTGGTTTGGCTTTAACCCTGCTTCTTCTGCAGATGGTACTAATGTACTACTTAATGGCCGCGTATTTGTAACTACTAATATTGCCGCTGCTGTTGCTGCTACAACAACAATGATTGTTACTTGGGTAAAATACAAAAAACCAGATGTTTCTATGACACTTAATGGTGCTCTTGCTGGACTTGTAGGTATTACAGCTGGTTGTGATATGGTGTCTGCATGGGGTGCCATGGCTATTGGTTTAATTTGTGGTATTGTAGTCGTTATAGTCATTGAACTTCTTGATCACAAATTAAAAATCGATGATCCTGTAGGTGCTGTTGGTGTTCACTGTGGCTGCGGTGTTGTTGGTACACTCTGTGTTGGTTTATTTGCTGTAGAAGGTGGTTTATTCTACGGTGGTGGTGCCAGCCTTCTTCTTTCACAAATTATTGGTGTGGTTTCCGTAGCAGCTTGGACTATTATTTGCATCTCTATTTTATTTGCTATCATTAAGAAAACAATCGGTCTTCGTGTTTCACCAGAAGAAGAAATTGAAGGTCTTGATATCTGCGAACATGGCCTTTCTAGCTCTTATGCAGATTTTGAGGTTAAAGCTTAAGTTTTTATGACGATAAACTATAGAAAAGAGCAATGTAGAAATCAAATAATTTAAAGGAGGAACTATGATGGATGCAATTACAAAAATTGATATTATCACAAGACAAAGTAAATTCGAGGAGCTTAAAGATGCCCTTAATGAAATTGGTATTACTGGTATGACAGTTTATCAAGTACTTGGTTGTGGTAATCAGAAAGGTAAAACAGAACTTTACAGAGGGAGCTCTCGCACCATGGATTTACTTCCAAAGGTAAAAGTTGAGATTTGTGTCTCTGAAGTACCTGTTGATTTAGTTGTTGAAACAGCTACTAAGATTCTTAGAACAGGCAAAATTGGTGATGGTAAAATTTTCGTTTACCCTGTTCAAAACGTTGTTAAAATTCGTACAGGCGAAACAGGCGTTAAAGCCCTTTAAGCCGCTAGATGGTTTCATAAAGCTAAGAAATCCTAAATATACTAAAGAGGAAGCATTTATTCGCTTCCTCTTTTCTGCGTTTATGAGATAACTTAATTTCAAAAAGCTCTGTTTATATTACTCAAAAAGGAGTGAGCCCTTATGTGTGGTTTTGCTGGTATTGTAGATTTCAAAAAAATTCTTACTAATGAACAGGTTCATCTAGAAAGCATGACTGATACCTTAAAAATGCGCGGCCCTGATCAACATGGCTATAAATCTTATCCTCATGTTCTCTTTGGGCACAGAAGACTCATTGTTGTAGATCCCAAAGGTGGTCTTCAACCTATGACTAAAGAACAAGGTGGCTTTCAGTACACCCTTATTTACAATGGCGAACTTTACAATACAGAAGATATTAGAAAAGAACTCCTTAATAATGGGTACCAATTTGATTCTTACTCAGATACTGAAGTGCTTTTAACAGCTTACATGTGTTGGGGCGTTAATTGCGTCGAAAAGCTTAATGGTATATTTGCTTTTGCAGTTTATGATGAAAAACTTGAGCAGGTTTTATTAGTACGTGATCAACTAGGCGTTAAACCTTTCTTTTATAGCATTCAAGGCACCACTCTTATTTTTGGTTCAGAAATTAAAACAGTTTTAGCGCATCCCGCTGTTTCTCCTACCGTGGACAGAGAAGGACTTACAGAAATATTCGGTTTAGGGCCTGCTGTCAGACCAGGTAGTGCTGTGTTTAAAGAAATAAGTGAACTTTCCCCTGCTCACCTAGCTATTATTAATAAGAAAGATATCGTCATTAAAGAATACTGGCAGCTAAGGGCTACTGAAAATCACGAAACGTTGTCGGAAGCTACCGAACATTTACAACATTTACTTATTGATGCCATTGAACGCCAATTAGTCGGTGATGTACCTTTATGTACTTTTCTGTCAGGTGGCTTAGATTCCTCTGCTATTTCTGCTATTGCTGCTCGTTCTTATCAAAAGCGCAATAAAGTACTTACCACCTATTCTCTTGACTACGAAGATAATGATAAATACTTTAAAGCCTCTATCTATCAGCCTACTTCCGATCAATATTGGGCACTGCAAATGGCTGAGTTTATCCAAAGTAATCATCGTACTTATACGATCAAACACGATGAGCTAGCTTATGCTTTAAAGTCTGCTGTTCTAGCTCGTGATTTGCCTGGTATGGCAGATATCGACTCTTCTCTCTTCTTATTCTGCAAAGAAATTCGAGAAGATTTTATAGTTGCTTTATCTGGTGAATGTGCCGACGAAGTTTTCGGTGGCTATCCTTGGTATACTAGGCCTGAACTTAGGAACCTAGAAACCTTTCCTTGGTCCAATTTTGTTCGAAGCCGCAAACAGCTCCTTTCTCCTGAATACGCCTCTCTTCCTCTTGAAGAAATAGTCCAGGAGAATTATTTAGATAGTTTAAAACTTGTCCCTCAATTAGGTTATGAATCTCTTGAAAGACAACGTACAAGAGAAATTTTCTATTTAAATATGAAATGGTTCATGGTTAATCTCTTAAACCGTAAAGACCGTATGAGTATGGCTAATAGCTTAGAAGTACGTGTACCTTTTGCCGATTACCGTTTAGTCGAATACGCTTTTAATTTGCCAGATGACTACTTATTCTATCAAGGGCGAGAAAAGGGCCTCCTTCGCAAGGCACTTAAAGGCATTTTACCTGAAGATATTATTTATCGCAAAAAGAGTCCTTATCCTAAAACACACAATCCTATTTATACCCAGCTTGTAAGTAATATGCTTAGCGAAGTTTTGCAAAATAAAAATGCGCCACTCTTTACTATTATTAATAAAGAGTTTGCGCAGAAATTAGTAGATACCAAAGGTGAAGCTTATACAAGGCCTTGGTTTGGTCAGCTTATGACAGGGCCACAACTTATTGCTTATCTTGTTCAACTTAATATATGGCTTGAGAGCTACAAAGTAAAGTTGGTATAAAAGAAAACCGATATCATTCTATTTGCTGCCAGAAGCGTTTGACATAGGATGCTATTTCTGGTGTTTTTACTTTTTTAGCCTGGTAAAACTCTGGTGTTAGAAGGCTTTCGTAAAGAGGGGTATTGAAACGGTCATCTATTAGCAAGATACTTCCTTTATCTTCTTC
Coding sequences:
- a CDS encoding HD-GYP domain-containing protein codes for the protein MGELARKKIIIPLSKCLPGMVLLQPIVDEKTGAILLPRGGKLTEKSIKKVHHFQHTQVWVDINTEEKIWQTDETIVEYYKDYATTLKRIIEGENKVGEALNIEDLKNLAQYMIKNFKDDFNLLACVNLVTQLQEDCYTHSINVALLSLMMGRWRAYSEQRLEQLVLAGLLHDVGKIDLTIALKERDMDGSLRERLAYKRHPIFGYEKLAQFNELDNEVLKAVLTHHERCDGSGFPLSLREDKISDIAKIIGLADTYDELRQKEHIFNVIKELRSTQLRAFEVDLLLEFCNNIMNYYIGNHVLLSSGEIAEIYAIQPQSVYRPIVKVNDKLIDLYVQSQIDIVKVF
- the asnB gene encoding asparagine synthase (glutamine-hydrolyzing), coding for MCGFAGIVDFKKILTNEQVHLESMTDTLKMRGPDQHGYKSYPHVLFGHRRLIVVDPKGGLQPMTKEQGGFQYTLIYNGELYNTEDIRKELLNNGYQFDSYSDTEVLLTAYMCWGVNCVEKLNGIFAFAVYDEKLEQVLLVRDQLGVKPFFYSIQGTTLIFGSEIKTVLAHPAVSPTVDREGLTEIFGLGPAVRPGSAVFKEISELSPAHLAIINKKDIVIKEYWQLRATENHETLSEATEHLQHLLIDAIERQLVGDVPLCTFLSGGLDSSAISAIAARSYQKRNKVLTTYSLDYEDNDKYFKASIYQPTSDQYWALQMAEFIQSNHRTYTIKHDELAYALKSAVLARDLPGMADIDSSLFLFCKEIREDFIVALSGECADEVFGGYPWYTRPELRNLETFPWSNFVRSRKQLLSPEYASLPLEEIVQENYLDSLKLVPQLGYESLERQRTREIFYLNMKWFMVNLLNRKDRMSMANSLEVRVPFADYRLVEYAFNLPDDYLFYQGREKGLLRKALKGILPEDIIYRKKSPYPKTHNPIYTQLVSNMLSEVLQNKNAPLFTIINKEFAQKLVDTKGEAYTRPWFGQLMTGPQLIAYLVQLNIWLESYKVKLV